In Musa acuminata AAA Group cultivar baxijiao unplaced genomic scaffold, Cavendish_Baxijiao_AAA HiC_scaffold_503, whole genome shotgun sequence, a single genomic region encodes these proteins:
- the LOC135660698 gene encoding rhodanese-like/PpiC domain-containing protein 12, chloroplastic, producing the protein MSRLPSASSSFFLQRIRLPAISSLIVSASRPPSPFRYSSSQPQLSFSPRLRHSPVSPPTSSSFLTWAAPPVVGTPRLRTKVCYCAGSSGRENKELLVQHLLVGEDNLKLLLELQQRISGGVDLSDLAVEYSVCPSKENGGMLGWIRRGQTVPEFEEAAFSAPLNKITRCKTKYGWHLLQVLSEREESVLQDVEPEELHLKMQDPSFIEEVQLIDVREPEEVAQASLPGFKVLPLHQFGTWGSLITDEFDPEKDTYVLCHHGVRSLQIAKWLQTQGFKRVFNISGGIHAYAIKADPSVPTY; encoded by the exons ATGTCCCGACTTCCCTCAGCTTCCTCGTCCTTTTTCCTGCAGCGGATCAGACTCCCAGCCATCTCCTCCCTCATCGTCTCTGCTTCGAGACCTCCTTCCCCCTTCAGATACTCCTCTTCTCAGCCCCAATTGTCTTTCTCCCCAAGATTGCGCCACTCGCCTGTCTCTCCTCcgacttcttcttccttcttgacGTGGGCCGCGCCGCCCGTGGTTGGCACCCCAAGGTTGCGGACCAAAG TTTGTTACTGTGCTGGAAGCAGTGGAAGGGAGAATAAGGAGCTTCTGGTTCAGCATCTTCTTGTCGGTGAAGACAACCTTAAGCTTCTGCTGGAGCTCCAGCAGCGTATTTCAGGAG GAGTGGATTTAAGCGATTTAGCTGTGGAATACTCTGTATGTCCATCAAAGGAAAATGGTGGAATGCTTGGGTGGATTCGAAGAGGGCAAACG GTTCCAGAATTTGAGGAAGCTGCATTTAGTGCTCCTTTAAACAAAATCACACGCTGTAAGACTAAATACGGATGGCACCTCCTGCAAGTGCTTTCTGAGAG GGAAGAATCAGTTCTTCAAGATGTTGAGCCTGAAGAACTTCATCTGAAAATGCAAGATCCAAGTTTTATTGAGGAAGTTCAGTTGATAGATGTAAGAGAACCTGAGGAAGT AGCTCAAGCTTCTCTGCCTGGCTTTAAGGTTCTTCCACTTCATCAGTTTGGAACATGGGGATCACTGATAACTGATGAGTTTGATCCTGAAAAGGACACTTATGTTTTG TGTCACCATGGTGTGCGGTCTCTACAGATAGCAAAATGGTTACAGACACAG GGATTCAAAAGAGTTTTCAACATATCTGGAGGAATTCATGCCTATGCCATCAAAGCTGATCCATCTGTTCCGACATATTGA
- the LOC135660699 gene encoding calcium-dependent protein kinase 14-like, translating to MGNCFSHGNNDTDKPKSPSPPPNTAAAPSPNSATPDVAAQDQPASSSSPPPTPIGLVLGRPMQDVHATYTIGKELGRGQFGVTHLCTHKTTAEQFACKTIAKRKLTSKEDVEDVRREVEIMYHLAGQANVVELKGAYEDKHSVHLVMELCAGGELFDRIVAQGHFTEFAAASLLRTIVQIVHTCHSMGVMHRDLKPENFLLLNKEEDSPLKATDFGLSVFFKQGEVFRDIVGSAYYIAPEVLKRKYGPEADIWSIGVMLYILLCGVPPFWAESERGIFNAILRGEIDFVSDPWPNISSGAKDLVKKMLNSDPNQRLTAFDVLNHPWIKEDGEAPDTPLDNTVLNRLKQFQAMNQFKKAALKVIAGCLSEEEIKGLKEMFKNMDSDNSGTITLEELEQGLAKQGTKLSEHEVKQLMEAADADGNGTIDYEEFITATVHMNRMDREEHLYTAFQFFDKDNSGYITKEELEQALKEKGMCDGEEIKDIISEADADN from the exons ATGGGCAATTGCTTCTCCCATGGTAACAATGACACGGACAAGCCCAAGAGCCCAAGCCCACCTCCGAACACCGCCGCGGCGCCATCACCGAACTCCGCTACCCCCGACGTCGCCGCCCAGGATCAGCCGGCCTCCTCATCCTCCCCTCCGCCCACCCCCATCGGCCTTGTGCTCGGCCGCCCCATGCAGGACGTCCACGCCACCTACACCATCGGCAAAGAGCTCGGACGAGGCCAGTTCGGCGTGACGCACCTCTGCACCCACAAAACCACCGCCGAGCAGTTCGCGTGCAAGACTATCGCCAAGCGGAAGCTCACCTCCAAGGAGGACGTGGAGGACGTGAGGAGGGAGGTGGAGATCATGTACCACCTGGCCGGACAGGCCAACGTCGTGGAGCTGAAGGGGGCGTACGAGGACAAGCACTCGGTGCACCTCGTCATGGAGTTGTGCGCCGGCGGGGAGCTGTTCGACAGGATCGTCGCCCAGGGGCACTTCACGGAGTTCGCCGCCGCGTCCCTGTTGAGGACCATCGTGCAGATCGTCCACACCTGCCATTCGATGGGGGTGATGCACAGGGACCTCAAGCCGGAGAACTTCCTGTTGCTGAACAAGGAGGAGGACTCCCCCCTTAAGGCTACAGACTTCGGCCTCTCTGTCTTCTTCAAGCAAG GTGAAGTATTCAGAGATATAGTCGGCAGTGCATACTACATAGCACCTGAAGTCTTGAAGCGAAAATACGGACCAGAAGCTGATATCTGGAGCATCGGTGTGATGCTTTACATTCTTCTCTGTGGAGTTCCTCCTTTTTGGGCTG aatcgGAACGTGGCATCTTCAATGCCATCCTACGAGGAGAGATCGATTTTGTGAGCGATCCATGGCCTAATATTTCATCTGGTGCAAAGGATCTTGTGAAGAAGATGCTAAATTCAGACCCAAATCAGAGATTGACAGCATTCGATGTTCTGA ACCATCCTTGGATTAAAGAAGATGGAGAAGCACCAGACACACCTCTTGATAACACTGTACTCAACAGGCTCAAACAGTTCCAAGCAATGAACCAATTCAAGAAAGCTGCTCTGAAG GTGATAGCAGGCTGCCTGTCGGAGGAAGAGATCAAGGGGTTGAAGGAGATGTTCAAGAACATGGACTCTGACAATAGTGGCACCATAACTCTGGAAGAACTCGAGCAAGGCCTCGCCAagcaaggaacaaagctctccGAACATGAAGTCAAACAATTGATGGAAGCT GCTGATGCAGATGGAAATGGGACTATAGATTACGAAGAATTCATCACTGCAACAGTGCACATGAATCGAATGGACCGAGAAGAGCATCTCTACACAGCATTCCAGTTCTTTGACAAGGATAACAGCGG TTACATCACCAAGGAGGAACTCGAGCAAGCTCTCAAAGAGAAGGGAATGTGCGATGGGGAGGAAATAAAGGACATCATTTCTGAAGCAGATGCTGATAAT
- the LOC135660701 gene encoding leucine-rich repeat protein 1-like yields MAVVADVAAGTLVVVLAMALLLATLVSSNSEGDALYALRKSLSDPDDVLQSWDPTLVNPCTWFHITCNQDNRVTRVDLGNSNLSGHLVPELGCLEHLQYLELYKNNIQGTIPSEFGNLKSLISLDLYNNNISGVIPPTLGKLKSLVFLRLNDNRLTGQIPRELVKISSLKVVDISNNDLCGTIPTTGPFEHIPLNNFENNPRLEGPELQGLALYDTNC; encoded by the exons ATGGCCGTCGTCGCTGACGTTGCAGCGGGAACTCTGGTGGTTGTTCTGGCAATGGCTTTGCTGTTGGCGACGTTGGTCTCGTCCAACTCCGAGGGGGACGCGCTCTACGCGCTGCGGAAGAGCCTCTCGGACCCGGACGACGTGCTGCAGAGCTGGGATCCGACTCTCGTGAACCCTTGCACTTGGTTCCATATTACCTGTAACCAGGACAATCGCGTCACTCGCGT GGACCTGGGCAATTCAAATTTATCTGGCCATCTTGTACCTGAACTTGGATGCCTTGAACATTTGCAATATCT GGAACTCTACAAAAACAATATCCAAGGGACAATACCATCAGAGTTTGGTAATCTGAAGAGTCTCATTAGCCTGGACTTGTATAATAACAACATCTCAGGGGTTATCCCTCCAACACTAGGGAAGCTTAAGTCTCTAGTATTCTT ACGGCTCAATGATAATCGTTTGACTGGTCAAATCCCAAGGGAACTTGTTAAAATTTCTAGCCTCAAAGTTGT TGATATATCAAACAACGATCTCTGTGGAACAATTCCCACCACTGGACCATTTGAACACATCCCCTTAAACAA CTTTGAGAACAATCCACGTTTAGAAGGTCCAGAGTTGCAGGGTCTTGCATTGTATGACACAAACTGCTGA
- the LOC135586767 gene encoding probable peptide/nitrate transporter At3g43790, with the protein MKGTAGPPMKVYHENCPGCKQDRKNEVHRGVPYGEFFFIWIVTLCSALPISSLFPFLYFMIRDLHIAKREEDIGFYAGFVGSSFMIGRALTSVFWGVVADRYGRKPVILISIISVIIFNTLFGLSTSYSMAIISRSFMGCFCGLLGPIKAYASEVCRKEYQALGLSLVSTSRGIGLVVGPAIGGFLAQPAEKYPNIFSKESLFGRFPYFLPCLCISLVAIAATVACLWLPETLHIHDKWEIEDLEGSLIRCETRESSEETEASKSLIKNWPLMSAIIVYCVFSLQDMAYSEIFSLWAVSNQSYGGLSFSSQVVGEVLAITGIGLLVYQIFLYPPFEKYLGPITSSRVAAIFSIPLLAGYPFMSKLSGLELQLIVNCASFLKNAFSITIINGFNILQNNAVPRHQRGAANGISITAMSLFKAVAPAGGGALFSWAQKRQQASFLPGDHAVFFLLNVVTLIGLLLTFKPFLTQPSNKRSYVLLATEVHA; encoded by the exons atgAAGGGTACCGCGGGGCCGCCGATGAAGGTGTACCATGAGAACTGCCCCGGATGCAAGCAGGACCGGAAGAACGAGGTCCATCGTGGAGTTCCCTACGGGGAGTTCTTCTTCATTTGGATCGTCACGCTCTGCTCTG CCTTACCAATATCGTCGTTGTTTCCTTTCTTATACTTCATG ATAAGGGACTTACATATTGCCAAAAGAGAAGAGGATATTGGGTTTTATGCTGGTTTTGTAG GATCTTCCTTTATGATTGGAAGAGCTCTGACTTCAGTATTTTGGGGAGTTGTGGCAGATCGATATGGAAGGAAACCAGTTATACTCATTAGTATTATTTCAGT AATAATATTCAACACACTTTTTGGGCTTAGCACGAGTTATTCGATGGCAATTATTTCTAGATCATTTATGGGATGTTTTTGTGGTTTGCTTGGTCCAATAAAG GCTTATGCTTCAGAAGTTTGCCGAAAAGAATATCAAGCTCTAGGATTATCCCTT GTTAGTACTTCACGAGGCATAGGATTAGTTGTTGGTCCAGCTATTGGAGGTTTCCTTGCTCAG CCTGCAGAGAAATACCCAAATATCTTTTCAAAGGAGTCATTATTTGGCAG GTTTCCTTACTTTTTACCATGCCTTTGCATATCTCTTGTGGCAATCGCTGCCACTGTTGCATGTCTCTGGCTTCCT GAGACTTTGCACATTCATGACAAATGGGAAATTGAAGATCTGGAGGGTTCACTAATTAGATGTGAAACAAGAGAAAGTAGTGAAGAAACTGAGGCTTCTAAAAGCTTGATAAAGAATTGGCCTTTAATGTCAGCAATCATTGTTTATTGTGTTTTCTCCCTTCAAGATATGGCATACTCTGAG ATATTCTCCTTATGGGCTGTGAGTAATCAATCTTATGGTGGCTTGAGCTTTTCATCTCAGGTTGTTGGAGAAGTACTTGCGATTACAG GTATCGGTCTCCTGGTTTATCAAATATTTCTTTATCCACCCTTCGAGAAGTATTTAGGACCCATCACTTCATCTCGTGTTGCAGCA ATATTTTCTATACCATTGCTTGCCGGTTATCCATTTATGTCTAAGCTATCTGGATTAGAACTTCAGTTAATTGTGAACTGTGCATCCTTCCTGAAGAATGCTTTTTCT ATAACCATCATTAATGGGTTCAACATCCTACAGAATAATGCTGTG CCTCGGCATCAAAGAGGTGCTGCAAATGGTATTTCTATTACTGCAATGTCTCTTTTTAAAGCTGTCGCTCCAGCAGGTGGAGGGGCTCT ATTTTCATGGGCACAAAAGCGTCAACAGGCTTCCTTCTTACCAG GTGATCATGCGGTTTTCTTTCTACTCAATGTGGTTACACTAATTGGGCTCCTTCTGACGTTCAAACCATTTCTAACCCAACCGAGCAACAAAAGAAGTTACGTTTTGTTGGCCACCGAAGTGCATGCTTGA